In a single window of the Cucurbita pepo subsp. pepo cultivar mu-cu-16 chromosome LG18, ASM280686v2, whole genome shotgun sequence genome:
- the LOC111779568 gene encoding 60S ribosomal protein L34-like — MVQRLTYRKRHSYATKSNQHRVVKTPGGKLVYQTTKKRASGPKCPVTGKRIQGIPHLRPAEYKRSRLARNRRTVNRAYGGVLSGGAVRERIIRAFLVEEQKIVKKVLKIQKAKEKLASKS, encoded by the exons ATGGTTCAGCGTCTTACATACCGCAAGCGCCATAGCTATGCTACCAAGTCTAACCAGCACCGTGTCGTCAAAACCCCAG GTGGGAAGCTTGTGTACCAGACTACCAAGAAAAGAGCTAGTGGACCGAAATGCCCGGTCACCGGCAAAAGGATTCAGGGA ATTCCTCACTTGAGGCCAGCTGAGTATAAGAGGTCTAGATTAGCTAGGAACAGGAGGACTGTGAATCGTGCATATGGTGGCGTTTTATCCGGCGGTGCCGTCAGAGAGAG GATCATTCGTGCCTTTTTGGTGGAAGAGCAAAAGATTGTGAAGAAGGTATTGAAGATCCAGAAGGCCAAGGAAAAGCTAGCATCAAAGAGCTAA